The Toxorhynchites rutilus septentrionalis strain SRP chromosome 3, ASM2978413v1, whole genome shotgun sequence genome includes a region encoding these proteins:
- the LOC129773254 gene encoding uncharacterized protein LOC129773254 produces MHVNKHYGSLFYVQTSRDRSTNQFIPAIKSIWFSNHRSRPGPVSVALEEVSQPVFPGKNTSTSTNTLPDSITIHRSPQPTAIDQRVVNSVNGSDGVVDGIDGSSEARSTSDNDSCSPIRFYYQNVRGLKSKIDDFFLACLEVEYDVIVLVETWLDERINSVQLFGNSFNVFRMDRNHKNSLRKVGGGVLIAVRKVFDSCLCTEGMVDSLEQVFVQISVTDCTIFVGCFYLPCEKCGDRNLMASHVSCIEKVRERAGIDDIIVVTGDYNQPNLVWSCTTNGNNFAYPMSVRSGLGQQYSSIEVLLDGVARCNLIQCSTIRNYNQRQLDLIFVSDRTACSVTTTVDPLVIFTLENIEYLKYEDVVNPGSLNYRRINFTGLTEGLELTDWSAVLSCTDVEESINQFGLIVNNLLMSHTPRFKPSPKPPWSNGRLRNLKTKCSTALRRYSSKRCMYSKTQFKEACSAYRAYNRQRYAGYVRRIQEQLRRNPRMFWSFVKSKHKEDGLPLTMSLGTSTASTNETKCKLFVQHFASAFGKAGPENPSNEFLDTVPADLVDVDCFFVSEEMLFRAAHKLKSSYTPGPDGLPAIVLKRCIQPLSTPLLKIFRLSMEQAKFPAEWKKSYMFPVFKKGEKRSVRNYRGITSLCAGSKLLAIIVSEVIRFSCRSYIAQEQHGFVPGRSVHTNLMEFITFCIDNTGSGNQVDAIYTDLKSAFDRIEHDIALKKFAKLGFSSSLCRWLESYLKDRILQVKVGSSLSNVFVNETGVPQGSNLGPLLFVLFFNDVTVPLDGRCKLVYADDLKIYIVVESLDDHYVVQSLLNKFYDWCKKNRMTISIEKCIVISFHRKLSREIFYFDYRINDQKLERVECVKDLGVLIDSRLTFRNHQSAVIDKANRQLGFMFKIARDSLPHSHNIKKQKNIFRCGGQDGSNDAIESASNRLSQYRRTLTTATTERSTVDPFDPPCCCRPSSKPAVGFNLTFRLPLTGTQLDD; encoded by the coding sequence ATGCACGTCAATAAGCACTATGGGAGCCTCTTTTATGTACAGACCAGTCGTGACCGATCAACCAACCAGTTCATCCCTGCAATCAAATCGATTTGGTTCTCCAATCATcgcagtcgtcccggtcctgtgtcTGTAGCTTTAGAAGAGGTCTCCCAGCCTGTTTTTCCAGGCAAGAACACATCCACTTCGACCAATACGCTTCCTGATTCAATCACCATTCACAGATCTCCTCAGCCAACAGCCATAGACCAGCGGGTCGTCAACTCTGTTAATGGCAGCGATGGAGTCGTGGATGGCATCGATGGCTCTAGCGAGGCGCGTTCAACGTCTGACAATGATTCGTGCTCTCCGATCCGCTTCTACTACCAGAACGTTCGTGGTCTGAAATCCAAAATTGATGACTTTTTTCTGGCTTGTTTGGAAGTGGAATACGATGTCATAGTGCTAGTTGAGACATGGTTGGACGAAAGAATCAACTCTGTTCAACTGTTCGGCAATAGTTTCAACGTGTTCAGGATGGATCGCAATCATAAAAATAGCTTGCGTAAAGTAGGAGGAGGCGTTTTAATTGCTGTCAGGAAAGTCTTCGATTCTTGTTTATGCACCGAAGGAATGGTTGATAGTCTTGAGCAAGTGTTCGTACAGATATCGGTTACAGACTGCACAATTTTTGTTGGATGTTTCTACCTACCCTGCGAAAAATGTGGTGATAGGAATCTTATGGCGAGTCACGTAAGCTGTATAGAAAAAGTACGTGAACGTGCCGGAATCGACGACATCATTGTTGTCACGGGTGACTACAATCAGCCAAACTTGGTTTGGTCATGCACTACCAACGGAAACAATTTCGCGTATCCTATGTCGGTGCGATCTGGACTCGGACAACAATATTCTTCTATCGAGGTGTTATTGGACGGTGTAGCACGATGTAATCTGATCCAATGCAGTACGATTCGAAACTATAACCAGCGTCAGTTGGACCTGATTTTTGTCAGTGATAGAACGGCTTGTTCAGTAACCACAACTGTCGACCCACTTGTTATATTTACACTTGAAAACATTGAGTACTTGAAATACGAAGATGTTGTCAACCCCGGGTCACTGAACTACAGACGGATAAACTTCACTGGATTGACTGAAGGTTTGGAATTGACTGACTGGTCTGCTGTTCTTAGCTGTACAGATGTTGAGGAGTCGATTAATCAGTTTGGCCTCATCGTGAACAACTTGCTCATGAGCCATACTCCCCGATTCAAACCATCACCTAAGCCACCATGGTCGAACGGCAGGCTTCGAAACTTAAAAACCAAATGCTCGACGGCGCTTCGGAGATATTCATCGAAACGGTGTATGTATTCGAAGACTCAATTCAAGGAAGCATGCTCTGCTTACCGTGCATACAATCGCCAAAGATATGCTGGTTATGTGAGGAGAATCCAGGAGCAATTGCGTCGCAATCCAAGGATGTTTTGGTCGTTTGTTAAATCAAAGCACAAGGAAGATGGTTTACCCCTGACTATGTCACTCGGAACCTCTACAGCCTCGACGAACGAAACGAAATGTAAATTGTTTGTGCAGCATTTTGCGTCAGCTTTTGGCAAAGCTGGTCCGGAAAATCCATCCAATGAATTTCTCGATACTGTTCCTGCTGATCTTGTCGATGTTGACTGCTTCTTTGTATCCGAAGAAATGCTTTTTAGAGCGGCGCACAAGCTTAAGTCTTCGTATACTCCTGGACCCGACGGTCTACCAGCAATTGTTCTGAAACGATGCATTCAACCACTATCAACGCCACTCCTGAAGATCTTCAGACTTTCAATGGAACAAGCAAAATTTCCTGCAGAATGGAAAAAATCATACATGTTTccagttttcaaaaaaggtgaaaagcgGTCTGTACGTAACTACAGAGGCATCACTTCGCTGTGCGCTGGCTCTAAGCTGCTGGCAATAATTGTGAGTGAAGTAATTCGCTTCAGCTGCAGGAGTTACATTGCTCAAGAACAACATGGGTTCGTACCAGGCAGGTCTGTTCATACAAATCTGATGGAGTTCATCACGTTTTGCATTGACAATACTGGATCCGGTAACCAAGTTGATGCTATTTACACTGATCTGAAATCAGCTTTTGATAGGATTGAACACGACATTGCCTTGAAGAAGTTTGCTAAACTCGGATTTTCTAGTAGCCTCTGCCGCTGGTTGGAATCGTACCTCAAGGATAGAATACTGCAAGTCAAAGTAGGTTCTTCGTTGTCGAATGTTTTCGTGAATGAAACTGGAGTTCCCCAGGGCAGCAATCTCGGTCCCTTGCTATTTGTACTATTTTTTAACGATGTCACTGTACCGCTTGATGGAAGGTGCAAACTGGTATATGCCGacgacctgaaaatatacatagtTGTGGAAAGTTTGGACGATCACTACGTTGTACAATCACTGCTGAACAAATTCTACGACTGGTGTAAAAAGAACAGAATGACTATTAGCATTGAGAAATGTATCGTTATTTCATTCCATCGAAAACTAAGCCGTGAGATCTTCTATTTTGACTATCGTATCAATGATCAAAAGCTTGAGCGTGTGGAGTGCGTCAAGGATTTAGGCGTCCTGATTGATTCCAGATTGACATTTCGAAACCACCAGTCTGCCGTAATCGACAAAGCGAATAGACAACTTGGATTTATGTTTAAGATTGCGAGAGA